From a single Candidatus Hydrogenedentota bacterium genomic region:
- a CDS encoding tyrosine recombinase XerC — protein MRDPQVRRFADYLAAERGFSGHTQRAYFNDIAQFCDYLEHGPAAFSAEDKQEAPEPRFDTLRRANRNDIRAFLGHLRTLGSSPRTTARKLSAIRAIYKFFVRGGVLEENPAQAVRSPKLARDLPDVLSIPEVTALMEAPDAATPLGRRDRAILETLYSSGVRCAELAGLTLDAVDLIGGTMVVLGKRRKERIAHLGSFALEALQAYLTVRNSLGHPGHFRVFVNARGGPLTTRSVQRVVEKYVRAVLPGHRNVSPHTLRHTFATHMLNGGADLRVVQEMLGHESLSSTQIYTHVSVDRLKEVYRQAHPHA, from the coding sequence ATGAGGGATCCGCAGGTCCGGCGGTTCGCGGATTACCTTGCGGCCGAGCGCGGGTTCTCGGGCCATACGCAGCGCGCATACTTCAATGACATCGCCCAGTTTTGCGATTACCTCGAACATGGGCCAGCGGCGTTTTCCGCCGAAGACAAGCAGGAAGCCCCCGAGCCCCGGTTTGATACCTTGCGCCGCGCCAACCGGAACGATATCCGCGCGTTTCTGGGACATCTGCGCACGCTTGGTTCTTCCCCTCGCACCACGGCGCGGAAGTTGTCAGCCATTCGCGCCATCTACAAGTTCTTCGTGCGTGGAGGGGTTCTGGAAGAGAATCCGGCCCAGGCGGTGCGTTCGCCGAAGCTTGCGCGCGACCTTCCGGATGTGCTGAGTATTCCAGAAGTGACGGCTTTGATGGAGGCGCCGGACGCCGCGACCCCATTGGGCCGGCGCGACCGCGCCATTCTCGAAACCCTCTATTCAAGCGGGGTGCGCTGCGCGGAGCTGGCGGGCTTGACGCTTGACGCCGTCGATCTGATCGGCGGCACGATGGTGGTCTTGGGAAAACGAAGAAAAGAGCGTATCGCTCATCTGGGTTCGTTCGCGCTCGAGGCGTTACAGGCTTATCTCACCGTAAGGAATTCCCTGGGCCATCCCGGTCATTTTCGGGTTTTCGTGAATGCGCGGGGCGGCCCGCTCACGACGAGAAGCGTGCAACGGGTGGTCGAAAAATACGTGCGTGCCGTGCTTCCCGGCCATCGCAACGTTTCACCCCACACCTTGCGTCACACCTTTGCTACGCATATGCTGAACGGCGGAGCGGACCTGCGCGTGGTGCAAGAGATGCTCGGGCACGAGAGCCTGTCCAGCACGCAAATCTATACCCACGTAAGCGTCGACCGCCTGAAGGAAGTGTACCGGCAGGCGCATCCCCACGCGTGA